In one Nyctibius grandis isolate bNycGra1 chromosome 19, bNycGra1.pri, whole genome shotgun sequence genomic region, the following are encoded:
- the CSTF1 gene encoding cleavage stimulation factor subunit 1 codes for MSGRRVAAACDRRQLPRGMGSMASPLLDPRPLRLPFLEADSRLQSICGRSMQQPSRRSILRARPPPPPPPPLPPPPPIDALRAPVAILGAERGRQKEGTAPPRHSLLTMYRTKVSLKDRQQLYKLIISQLLYDGYINIANGLINEIKPQSVCAPSEQLLHLIKLGMENDDSAVQYAIGRSDTVAPGTGIDLEFDADVQTMSPEASEYETCYVTSHKGPCRVATYSRDGQLIATGSADASIKILDTERMLAKSAMPIEVMMNETAQQNMENHPVIRTLYDHVDEVTCLAFHPTEQILASGSRDYTLKLFDYSKPSAKRAFKYIQEAEMLRSISFHPSGDFILVGTQHPTLRLYDINTFQCFVSCNPQDQHTDAICSVNYNASANMYVTGSKDGCIKLWDGVSNRCITTFEKAHDGAEVCSAIFSKNSKYILSSGKDSVAKLWEISTGRTLVKYTGAGLSGRQVHRTQAVFNHTEDYVLLPDERTISLCCWDSRTAERRNLLSLGHNSIVRCIVHSPTNPGFMTCSDDYRARFWYRRSTTD; via the exons ATGTCGGGTCGTCGTGTCGCTGCTGCATGTGATAGACGTCAGCTGCCACGGGGCATGGGTAGCATGGCATCCCCCCTCCTTGACCCGCGTCCACTTCGACTACCGTTTCTTGAGGCTGAC AGTCGCCTCCAATCGATTTGCGGGCGCTCGATGCAGCAGCCTTCGCGGAGGAGCATCCTgcgggcccggccgccgccgccgccgccccctcccctgcctccgccgccgccgATCGATGCGCTCAGGGCTCCGGTCGCCATTTTAGGGGCAGAGCGAGGGAGGCAGAAGGAAGGCACG GCCCCTCCAAGGCATTCCTTGCTCACAATGTATAGAACAAAAGTCAGTTTGAAAGACCGTCAGCAACTTTATAAATTGATAATTAGTCAGCTGCTATATGATGGATACATAAATATTGCCAATGGCTTGATAAATGAGATAAAACCACAATCAGTCTGTGCACCATCCGAACAACTGCTGCACCTAATTAAGTTAG GAATGGAGAACGATgacagtgctgttcaatatgcAATTGGACGGTCAGATACAGTAGCTCCAGGCACAGGAATTGACTTGGAATTTGATGCAGATGTACAGACCATGTCTCCTGAGGCTTCTGAATATGAGACTTGTTATGTCACATCTCATAAAGGACCGTGTCGTGTAGCTACGTATAGCAGAGACGGACAGTTAATAGCTACAGGATCTGCTGATGCCTCAATAAAAATTCTTGATACAGAGAGAATGTTGGCCAAAAGTGCTATGCCTATTGAG GTGATGATGAATGAGACAGCACAGCAAAACATGGAAAATCACCCTGTTATTCGGACTCTGTATGATCATGTGGATGAAGTTACGTGTTTAGCTTTTCATCCAACAGAACAGATCCTAGCATCTGGTTCAAGGGACTACACACTTAAATTGTTTGATTATTCAAAACCTTCTGCCAAAAGAGCCTTCAAATATATACAG GAAGCAGAGATGTTGCGCTCAATTTCTTTTCACCCTTCTGGAGATTTCATACTTGTTGGTACCCAGCACCCTACTTTACGACTGTATGATATCAATACTTTCCAGTGTTTTGTGTCTTGCAATCCTCAAGATCAGCACACTGATGCTATATGTTCAGTGAATTACAACGCAAGTGCAAACATGTATGTGACAGGAAGTAAGGATGGATGCATCAAACTGTGGGATGGTGTCTCAAATCGCTGTATCACTACTTTTGAGAAGGCACATGATGGAGCTGAAGTCTgttctgctattttttccaaaaattcaAAGTATATCTTGTCAAGTGGAAAAGACTCTGTAGCTAAACTATGGGAGATATCCACTGGTCGAACACTGGTCAAATACACAG GAGCTGGTTTGAGTGGACGACAAGTGCACAGGACACAAGCTGTCTTCAACCACACAGAAGATTATGTGCTGCTTCCAGATGAAAGGACCATAagtctctgctgctgggattCAAGAACTGCTGAACGGAGAAATCTTCTTTCTCTTGGGCACAACAGCATTGTCCGTTGTATTGTCCATTCTCCTACCAATCCTGGCTTCATGACCTGCAGTGACGACTACAGGGCTAGATTTTGGTACAGAAGGTCAACGACAGACTAA
- the AURKA gene encoding aurora kinase A gives MDKNTKENHSGNPSRVTKIANPIGDGPKRVPVSQHSAQSRLLNSGVQAQRVLCPSNFAQRVPVQSQKSVLSNQKLSNNQTTQQPRPKFLVQAAARPQVPSKNNEKPQQAPAPAKNSEAESTSKKKNEETAKKKNEETAKKKNEETKKRQWSLDDFEIGRPLGKGKFGNVYLAREKQSKFILALKVLFKTQLEEAGVEHQLRREVEIQSHLRHPNILRLYGYFHDVTRVYLILEYAPRGEVYKELKKLTKFDEQRTATYITELADALSYCHSKSVIHRDIKPENLLLGSNGELKIADFGWSVHAPSSRRTTLCGTLDYLPPEMIEGRTHDEKVDIWSLGVLCYEFLVGKPPFEAETYQETYIAISRVEFKFPPFVTEGARDLISKLLKHNPFHRLPLKDVLLHPWITANSTKTPNSRKSDVAAPSRTQS, from the exons ATGGATAAGAATACGAAAGAGAACCACTCTGGAAACCCCAGTCGTGTTACCAAG attGCAAATCCCATTGGGGATGGCCCAAAACGTGTCCCTGTGTCTCAGCATTCTGCCCAGAGCCGGTTACTGAACAGTGGAGTTCAAGCACAACGTGTTCTGTGTCCTTCAAACTTTGCCCAGCGAGTTCCTGTGCAATCACAAAAATCTGTACTGTCAAACCAAAAACTGTCTAATAACCAGACAACGCAGCAGCCCCGACCAAAATTTCTGGTCCAAGCTGCTGCTAGGCCTCAAGTTCCAAGCAAGAACAATGAAAAACCTCAacaggctccagcacctg CAAAAAattctgaagcagaaagcacctctaaaaagaaaaatgaagagactgctaaaaagaaaaatgaagagactgctaaaaagaaaaatgaagagacaaaaaa AAGGCAATGGTCTCTTGATGATTTTGAAATTGGTCGTCCtctggggaaaggaaaatttgGAAATGTGTACCTGGCACGTGAAAAGCAGAGTAAATTTATCCTTGCACTGAAAGTGCTCTTTAAAACACAACTTGAGGAAGCCGGTGTAGAACATCAGCTACGAAGAGAAGTTGAAATACAGTCTCATCTTAG GCATCCCAACATTCTCAGATTATATGGCTACTTCCATGATGTTACAAGAGTCTACCTTATTCTAGAGTATGCACCTCGTGGAGAAGTCTACAAAGAACTTAAGAAGCTTACCAAGTTTGATGAGCAAAGAACTGCTACT TACATCACAGAACTAGCAGATGCCCTATCATACTGTCATTCAAAGAGTGTGATTCACCGAGACATCAAGCCAGAGAACTTGCTGCTTGGCTCAAATGGAGAATTAAAAATTGCTGACTTTGGATGGTCTGTGCATGCTCCATCTTCCAG GAGAACAACTCTCTGTGGGACACTTGACTACCTGCCTCCTGAAATGATTGAGGGAAGAACTCATGATGAAAAGGTGGATATTTGGAGCCTGGGAGTTCTGTGCTATGAATTCCTTGTAGGTAAACCACCTTTTGAAGCAGAAACATACCAGGAAACCTACATAGCTATTTCCAGG GTGGAATTCAAGTTTCCTCCATTTGTAACAGAAGGTGCGAGGGACTTAATTTCGAAGCTTCTGAAACATAACCCGTTCCATCGGCTGCCCCTAAAGGATGTACTTCTTCATCCCTGGATTACAGCAAACTCTACAAAGACGCCCAACAGCAGAAAGAGTGATGTTGCTGCCCCATCAAGAACACAGTCTTAG